In the genome of Deltaproteobacteria bacterium, the window CTGCGACTATGTGCGCAACCACCGCCTGGATCAGTCACGGGAACTGCTCGCCCAAGGACGCTGGTCCGTGACCGAAATCGCCCACCGCTGCGACTTCCACGACGCCACGCATTTCATCAAACACTTCAAGCGACGTTTTGGAACGACCCCCGGCTCATACATGAAGGCCGCGTCCTGACTCCGTTTTGAAGCGTCACGCATCCCTCGCGACTCAAACATACCGCACAAAAACCCTTCCGTACTATGCCCGTCTTCCGGGCCTGAGCTATCGTCCGCGCGTCGTACACGACGAGGGGCGATTCCTGGCTGGCGTCGCACATCCGTCGTACGCACAACAA includes:
- a CDS encoding AraC family transcriptional regulator; translation: CDYVRNHRLDQSRELLAQGRWSVTEIAHRCDFHDATHFIKHFKRRFGTTPGSYMKAAS